One genomic window of Quercus robur chromosome 6, dhQueRobu3.1, whole genome shotgun sequence includes the following:
- the LOC126732814 gene encoding probable 2-oxoglutarate-dependent dioxygenase At3g50210, with the protein MATDFKSIPIIDISALLAKCDDPKMAEDPGLSEVVRQLDQACREAGFFYVKGHGIPDSLLKEVKSVAHKFFDLPYEEKIKIKMTAEAGFRGYQRVGENITKGIPDMHEAIDCYREVKEGMYGSLGKTMEGYNQWPCNPQNFKELMDVYIRLCTDLSRKIMRGISLALTGSPEEFEGGRAGDAFWVMRIIGYPVVPTADGPGPTNDIGCGAHTDYGLLTLVNQDDDITALQVRNLSGEWISAPPISGTFVCNIGDMLKIYSNGLYDSTLHRVINKSPRYRVCVAYFYETNFDTAVEPLETCIQRSGRAKKFERAVYGEHLVSKVLTNFG; encoded by the exons ATGGCCACCGACTTCAAGTCCATCCCCATAATCG ATATAAGTGCTCTGTTGGCCAAGTGTGATGATCCAAAAATGGCTGAGGATCCAGGTTTGTCTGAAGTTGTTAGACAGCTAGACCAAGCTTGTAGAGAGGCAGGATTCTTCTATGTG AAAGGCCACGGTATTCCTGATTCCCTCCTCAAAGAGGTAAAAAGTGTGGCTCACAAATTTTTTGATCTTCCatatgaagaaaaaatcaaaatcaagatgACTGCGGAGGCTGGGTTCAG AGGATACCAGAGAGTTGGAGAAAATATAACCAAAGGCATACCTGACATGCATGAGGCTATTGAT TGCTATAGAGAAGTAAAGGAAGGGATGTATGGATCTCTTGGCAAAACCATGGAAGGATATAACCAATG GCCATGCAATCCTCAAAACttcaaagaactaatggatgTATATATCAGACTCTGCACAG ACCTTTCAAGAAAAATTATGCGGGGAATTTCTTTAGCATTGACTGGGTCGCCAGAAGAATTTGAAGGCGGAAGAGCTGGAGATGCATTTTGGGTGATGCGTATCATAGGTTACCCAGTTGTACCAACAGCAGATGGTCCAGGCCCAACAAATGACATTGGATG TGGAGCTCACACTGACTATG GTTTGTTGACGTTGGTTAATCAGGATGATGATATAACCGCACTACAG GTAAGAAACCTGTCTGGTGAATGGATATCAGCTCCTCCAATTTCTGGAACATTTGTATGCAACATTGGTGACATGCTAAAG ATTTACTCCAATGGCTTGTATGACTCAACCTTGCACCGCGTTATCAACAAGTCTCCAAGATATCGGGTTTGTGTAGCATATTTCTATGAG ACAAACTTCGATACAGCAGTGGAGCCTTTGGAAACTTGTATACAGAGGTCAGGTAGAGCTAAGAAGTTCGAAAGAGCTGTATATGGGGAGCATTTGGTCAGCAAGGTCCTAACCAATTTCGGTTAG
- the LOC126732816 gene encoding stress-induced protein KIN2-like: MDTQNASYQAGQVKGQTQEKASNMTDKASNAALSTKESCQEAGQQVKAKAQGACDAVKNAVGGNK, from the exons ATGGACACCCAGAATGCGAGTTACCAAGCTGGCCAGGTCAAGGGCCAAACTCAG gAAAAGGCAAGCAACATGACAGACAAGGCGAGCAATGCTGCCCTATCTACCAAGGAATCTTGCCAAGAG GCTGGTCAGCAGGTGAAGGCTAAGGCACAAGGGGCTTGTGATGCTGTTAAGAATGCAGTTGGAGGAAACAAATGA
- the LOC126732811 gene encoding ABC transporter F family member 4-like: MGKKPEGTGAKASGKDTSKDAKKGKLSVSAMLANMDEKPEKPKKGSSSNASSKPKTKAPKVSSYTENIDLPPSDDEDDASEEDLSDAKKRQMRNDSNSLDIAISEKELKKREKKDILAVHAAEQAKREALRDDHDAFTVVIGSRASVLDGDDEADANVKDITVDNFSVSARGKELLKNTSVKISHGKRYGLVGPNGMGKSTLLKLLAWRKIPVPKNIDVLLVEQEVVGDDKTALEAVVTANVELVNLRKEVESLQNSSSVAEGENGDDENGDDVGDKLAELYEQLHILGSDAAEAQASKILAGLGFTKDMQGRPTRSFSGGWRMRISLARALFVQPTLLLLDEPTNHLDLRAVLWLEEYLCRWKKTLVVVSHDRDFLNTVCTEIIHLHDFKLHFYRGNFDDFESGYEQRRKEMNKKFETYEKQIKAAKRSGSRAQQEKVKDRAKFNAAKEASKSKAKGKVDEDEPLPEAPKKWRDYSVEFHFPEPTELTPPLLQLIEVSFSYPNRADFRLSNVDVGIDMGTRVAIVGPNGAGKSTLLNLLAGDLDPTEGEVRRSQKLRIGRYSQHFVDLLTMDETPVQYLLRLHPDQEGLSKQEAVRAKLGKFGLPSHNHLTPIAKLSGGQKSRVVFSSISMSKPHILLLDEPTNHLDMQSIDALADALDEFTGGVVLVSHDSRLISRVCEDEEKSEIWVVENGTVRNFPGTFEEYKEELQREIKSEVDE, from the coding sequence ATGGGAAAGAAGCCGGAGGGGACTGGTGCTAAGGCTAGTGGCAAAGACACTTCAAAAGATGCGAAGAAAGGGAAGCTTTCGGTCTCGGCGATGCTTGCTAACATGGATGAGAAACCTGAGAAACCTAAAAAGGGTTCTTCTTCAAACGCTTCTAGTAAACCTAAGACAAAAGCTCCAAAAGTGTCATCTTACACTGAGAACATAGATCTTCCTCCatctgatgatgaggatgatgccTCTGAAGAAGACCTGTCTGATGCCAAGAAGCGGCAAATGAGGAATGATTCAAATTCACTTGACATAGCCATAAGTGAGAAAGagttgaaaaaaagagaaaagaaggacATACTTGCTGTCCATGCAGCAGAGCAGGCAAAACGGGAGGCCCTTAGGGATGACCATGATGCTTTTACTGTTGTTATTGGTAGCCGGGCTTCAGTTCTTGATGGGGATGATGAAGCTGATGCCAATGTCAAAGACATAACTGTTGATAATTTCTCTGTATCTGCTCGGGGAAAAGAACTCTTAAAGAATACGTCGGTTAAGATATCTCATGGGAAAAGGTATGGCTTGGTTGGACCCAATGGAATGGGCAAGTCTACATTATTAAAGCTCCTTGCTTGGAGGAAGATTCCAGTACCTAAGAATATTGATGTGCTTTTGGTTGAACAAGAGGTGGTTGGTGATGATAAAACTGCCCTTGAAGCAGTTGTTACAGCTAATGTAGAGCTGGTAAATCTCCGAAAAGAGGTTGAATCTTTGCAGAATTCATCTTCTGTTGCTGAGGGTGAGAATGGAGATGATGAGAATGGGGATGATGTGGGAGATAAGCTTGCCGAGTTGTATGAACAGTTGCATATCTTGGGATCAGATGCAGCAGAGGCTCAGGCATCAAAGATTCTTGCTGGGTTGGGTTTCACCAAGGATATGCAGGGTCGTCCAACCCGATCATTTAGTGGTGGCTGGAGGATGAGAATATCATTGGCTAGGGCGCTCTTTGTGCAACCAACACTTCTCTTATTGGATGAACCCACAAACCATCTTGACCTTAGGGCTGTTCTCTGGCTGGAGGAGTACTTGTGTCGGTGGAAGAAAACTCTTGTAGTTGTGTCACATGACCGGGATTTCCTCAACACTGTCTGCACTGAGATCATTCATCTCCATGATTTTAAGCTTCATTTCTACCGTGggaattttgatgattttgaaagtGGGTATGAGCAGCGTCGCAAAGAGATGAACAAGAAGTTTGAAACTTATGAGAAGCAAATTAAAGCAGCGAAGAGGTCAGGGAGTCGGGCTCAGCAGGAAAAGGTGAAAGACCGGGCTAAGTTTAATGCTGCAAAGGAAGCATCTAAGAGCAAGGCTAAGGGAAAGGTTGATGAGGATGAGCCTCTGCCTGAGGCTCCAAAGAAGTGGAGAGATTATAGTGTGGAGTTCCACTTCCCTGAACCTACTGAGCTCACACCACCACTTTTGCAGCTAATTGAAGTCAGCTTTAGTTACCCAAATCGAGCGGATTTTAGGCTCTCGAATGTCGATGTAGGTATTGATATGGGAACACGTGTTGCTATTGTTGGGCCCAATGGAGCTGGAAAATCTACCCTACTGAATCTTCTTGCAGGTGATTTGGATCCAACAGAAGGTGAAGTACGAAGGAGTCAAAAGTTAAGGATTGGGAGGTATTCGCAGCACTTTGTGGACCTACTAACAATGGATGAAACGCCAGTTCAGTATCTTCTTCGTCTTCATCCAGATCAAGAGGGACTTAGCAAGCAGGAGGCTGTACGTGCAAAGCTTGGAAAATTTGGACTCCCTAGTCATAATCACCTCACCCCAATTGCAAAATTATCTGGAGGGCAAAAGTCACGGGTTGTCTTCTCTTCAATTTCCATGTCGAAGCCACACATATTGCTATTGGATGAGCCCACAAATCATCTGGACATGCAGAGTATTGATGCGCTGGCTGATGCACTGGATGAGTTTACTGGTGGAGTTGTCCTTGTCAGTCATGACTCTAGGCTTATATCTCGTGTTTGTGAGGATGAAGAGAAGAGTGAAATTTGGGTTGTGGAAAATGGAACTGTGAGAAATTTCCCTGGAACCTTTGAGGAGTACAAGGAGGAGTTACAAAGAGAGATCAAATCAGAGGTTGATGAATGA